A section of the Balearica regulorum gibbericeps isolate bBalReg1 chromosome 6, bBalReg1.pri, whole genome shotgun sequence genome encodes:
- the TWIST2 gene encoding twist-related protein 2, whose protein sequence is MEESSSSPVSPVDSLGTSEEELERQPKRFGRKRRYSKKSSEDGSPNPGKRGKKSSPSSQSYEELQSQRILANVRERQRTQSLNEAFAALRKIIPTLPSDKLSKIQTLKLAARYIDFLYQVLQSDEMDSKMTSCSYVAHERLSYAFSVWRMEGAWSMSASH, encoded by the coding sequence ATGGAAGAAAGCTCCAGTTCTCCTGTTTCCCCTGTGGATAGCTTGGGGACCAGTGAAGAGGAGCTGGAAAGGCAGCCAAAGAGATTTGGCAGGAAGAGAAGATACAGTAAGAAGTCCAGCGAAGATGGCAGCCCCAACCcagggaagagggggaaaaagtccAGTCCCAGCTCCCAATCTTATGAAGAACTACAGAGCCAGAGGATCCTGGCCAACgtcagggagaggcagaggacTCAGTCGCTCAATGAAGCTTTTGCTGCCTTGAGGAAAATCATCCCCACTTTGCCCTCTGACAAACTCAGTAAAATCCAGACCCTCAAGCTGGCGGCGCGGTATATAGACTTCCTCTACCAGGTGCTACAGAGCGACGAGATGGACAGTAAGATGACGAGCTGCAGTTACGTGGCTCACGAGAGGCTGAGTTATGCCTTCTCTGTATGGAGGATGGAGGGAGCGTGGTCCATGTCTGCTTCCCACTAG